One genomic region from Microcystis panniformis FACHB-1757 encodes:
- a CDS encoding acyl-CoA thioesterase codes for MSYERLIYLADTDAAGVVYFAHLLSICHEAYEFSLAQFGINIKDFFKDSPVALPITQAEIQFFRPLFCGDQIQIDFTARSLSENEFQLQYKIYLAEIMVAKAKTRHVCIAPTARKRIPFPESLKNWLRYLSTPEDTGI; via the coding sequence ATGTCCTATGAACGCCTAATTTATCTGGCCGATACCGATGCGGCCGGTGTGGTTTACTTTGCCCATCTTCTCTCGATCTGTCATGAAGCCTACGAGTTTTCTTTAGCACAATTTGGCATTAATATCAAGGATTTTTTCAAAGATTCTCCGGTTGCCCTACCGATTACTCAAGCGGAAATCCAGTTTTTTCGGCCTCTTTTTTGTGGCGATCAAATACAGATTGATTTCACTGCCCGATCCCTGAGCGAAAACGAGTTTCAATTGCAGTATAAAATTTATTTGGCTGAAATCATGGTCGCAAAAGCGAAAACTCGCCATGTGTGCATCGCTCCCACCGCTAGAAAAAGAATCCCTTTTCCGGAATCTTTAAAAAATTGGTTAAGATATTTATCAACCCCAGAGGATACTGGTATTTAA
- a CDS encoding UPF0175 family protein encodes MIKLTGSDSDNFMQITVDIPDEIAQRLGQTGDNLAHKLLEMVIADAYRAGILSTAEVGRILQLPSRLETHAFLKRMGVYLNYDEIELERDLQTLKELRAK; translated from the coding sequence ATGATAAAACTAACTGGTAGCGACTCCGATAATTTTATGCAAATCACTGTTGATATTCCCGACGAAATCGCCCAGAGATTAGGTCAAACAGGCGATAATTTGGCTCATAAACTGCTGGAAATGGTTATTGCTGATGCTTACCGTGCCGGTATCTTGAGTACGGCCGAAGTTGGACGCATCCTTCAATTACCTTCTCGGTTAGAAACTCATGCCTTTTTAAAGCGGATGGGAGTCTATCTGAATTATGATGAAATTGAACTGGAACGCGATTTGCAAACTCTCAAAGAACTCAGAGCAAAATGA
- a CDS encoding ArnT family glycosyltransferase, with the protein MTKIISDRIAVYLLIGGLLFRTIIALGLYPGYDEAYYYVYSHNLDWSYFDHPPIVAISTGFGTWITGLVNQFTIRFGTLLLYTGSLCLLYLTALKLFSLPVARMTLAIATLIPIYGIVFGILSQPDSPLIFFWSLTVYLAAQEFWPIREKNYHPSYRLAYIGLAVGLAVLSKYHGFILGFGLVLFCLTTPRYWPVFRSPWLGLGFILFLITLLPIIYWNINHDWISFRFHLEDRFSGEPKAFNILGILSVVGISIATMFPPFGLPMWWVTFKSFAEQIPNFISKKRFFHREEESLKKWLILSVSLPLILGMLYVGASHYLAPSWILPGFWSCTILLGEKANTWQQSSRIWVKRWLWGSGIFIVTVLSIAMLHVTFGTFQKPSQYAIFGGIIAPEQDPSREIVDIDQLRQGFANSPELLALLKDSSFVFTHNFYVTAWLDMALYPLVPIPVTCFNNDQRGYQIWFNPQEWIGKNGLLITTNSSLERPEIIDRYRPYFQDIIKVAVIPIKRGGVAIEQFHVYQAKGLIKTYP; encoded by the coding sequence TTGACCAAAATAATTAGCGACCGCATTGCCGTTTATCTGCTCATCGGTGGACTCCTGTTTAGAACAATCATCGCCCTGGGGCTTTATCCCGGGTATGATGAAGCCTATTATTATGTTTACAGCCATAATCTAGATTGGAGTTATTTCGATCATCCGCCAATAGTAGCGATTTCCACGGGTTTTGGGACTTGGATCACGGGATTAGTCAATCAATTTACCATTCGCTTCGGGACTCTCCTCCTCTATACTGGCAGCCTCTGCTTGCTCTATCTGACGGCTTTAAAATTGTTCAGTCTGCCGGTCGCCAGAATGACTTTAGCGATCGCGACCCTGATCCCCATCTATGGGATTGTCTTCGGGATTCTCTCGCAGCCAGATAGTCCTTTAATCTTTTTTTGGTCATTAACAGTCTATTTAGCTGCCCAAGAATTCTGGCCAATTCGGGAAAAAAACTATCATCCTAGCTATCGTCTGGCTTATATTGGACTTGCCGTAGGATTGGCGGTTTTAAGTAAATATCATGGCTTTATTTTGGGCTTTGGTTTAGTTTTATTTTGTCTGACCACTCCCCGCTATTGGCCTGTATTTAGATCGCCCTGGTTGGGATTAGGATTTATTCTCTTTTTGATAACTTTATTGCCAATTATATACTGGAATATTAACCATGATTGGATTTCCTTTCGCTTTCATTTAGAAGACCGTTTTTCTGGAGAACCCAAAGCCTTTAATATTCTCGGTATTCTCTCGGTTGTTGGCATTAGTATCGCCACGATGTTTCCTCCTTTCGGTCTGCCGATGTGGTGGGTGACATTTAAAAGCTTTGCCGAACAAATTCCTAACTTTATCTCGAAAAAAAGATTTTTTCATCGAGAAGAAGAATCACTAAAAAAATGGTTAATTCTCTCGGTTTCTCTGCCTTTAATCCTGGGAATGCTTTATGTGGGTGCTTCCCATTATCTCGCCCCTAGTTGGATTTTACCCGGGTTCTGGTCCTGCACAATTTTATTAGGAGAAAAGGCCAATACTTGGCAGCAATCTTCTCGAATCTGGGTAAAAAGATGGTTATGGGGATCGGGAATTTTTATCGTTACTGTTTTATCTATAGCAATGCTTCACGTTACTTTTGGCACTTTCCAAAAACCCAGTCAATACGCAATTTTTGGGGGAATTATTGCCCCAGAACAGGACCCTTCTCGGGAAATTGTCGATATCGATCAACTGCGCCAAGGCTTTGCTAATTCGCCCGAATTATTAGCACTTTTAAAAGATTCTAGCTTCGTTTTTACCCATAATTTTTATGTGACAGCATGGCTAGATATGGCTCTCTATCCCCTAGTTCCTATTCCCGTCACCTGTTTTAACAACGATCAAAGGGGTTATCAAATTTGGTTTAATCCTCAAGAATGGATCGGTAAAAATGGTTTATTAATTACTACAAATAGTTCTCTAGAAAGACCAGAAATAATCGATCGCTACCGTCCCTATTTCCAAGATATAATTAAAGTAGCTGTCATTCCGATCAAGCGCGGTGGTGTCGCCATCGAACAATTTCATGTTTACCAAGCTAAAGGACTAATTAAAACTTATCCTTAA
- the csaB gene encoding polysaccharide pyruvyl transferase CsaB — protein MRAVICGYYGRGNGGDEALLVSLLQMLPSEIKPIVLSNNPRETSQRYGVETCPSRDWWQVFQTLKKADIFIWGGGSLMQDVTSFASPIYYGGLMALAQLLGLKTIAWGQGIGPLNRPFTRWLTKKVLQQCSLVSVRDDTSAHLVANWGISPIVAPDPVWALDAQSVKGLSDLPAPRIAVNLRPHPLLTPAKLDKLTQALIDLQTSTGAFILLVPFQKSRDLPLCEAVARQLRENHQIIILEDPRQLKGLFRGVEMVIGMRFHSLIMAAAEDCRCFALSYDPKVSRLIAEVPMPGWELDQLPEAVNDISTTWIDFYANGEGLTSDRKHFLIDRALIHREVLSRLVS, from the coding sequence ATGCGTGCAGTAATTTGTGGATATTATGGGAGAGGAAACGGAGGAGATGAGGCATTATTAGTGTCTCTATTGCAGATGCTGCCGTCAGAAATTAAACCTATTGTTTTGTCAAATAATCCCAGAGAAACCAGTCAACGTTATGGAGTGGAAACCTGTCCTAGTCGGGATTGGTGGCAAGTTTTTCAAACTCTTAAAAAAGCCGATATATTTATCTGGGGTGGTGGCAGTTTAATGCAGGATGTCACCAGTTTTGCCAGTCCAATTTATTACGGTGGTTTAATGGCTCTTGCTCAATTATTGGGCTTAAAAACTATTGCTTGGGGGCAGGGAATTGGACCATTAAATAGACCTTTTACCCGTTGGTTAACCAAAAAAGTCTTACAACAATGTAGTTTAGTTAGTGTGCGCGATGATACTTCGGCTCATTTAGTCGCCAATTGGGGTATTAGTCCCATTGTTGCCCCCGATCCAGTATGGGCTTTAGACGCTCAATCAGTCAAGGGATTATCGGATTTACCTGCCCCAAGAATCGCCGTCAATTTACGTCCCCATCCCCTATTAACCCCAGCAAAATTAGATAAATTAACCCAAGCTTTAATTGATTTGCAAACCAGTACGGGGGCATTTATTCTCTTAGTCCCTTTTCAAAAGTCGCGGGATTTGCCCCTCTGTGAAGCTGTAGCACGTCAATTAAGGGAAAATCATCAAATCATTATTTTAGAGGATCCAAGACAGTTAAAAGGCTTATTTCGTGGGGTAGAAATGGTGATCGGAATGCGCTTTCATAGTTTAATTATGGCCGCAGCAGAAGATTGTCGTTGTTTTGCCCTTAGTTATGATCCGAAAGTGTCGCGATTAATTGCCGAAGTACCGATGCCAGGTTGGGAATTAGATCAGTTACCAGAGGCAGTTAATGATATTAGTACCACTTGGATTGATTTTTATGCCAATGGAGAGGGATTAACTAGCGATCGCAAACATTTTTTAATCGATCGAGCTTTAATTCATCGAGAAGTTTTATCTAGATTGGTGAGCTAA
- a CDS encoding ExbD/TolR family protein, whose product MAETKSLNHKKPKSSHITARPLKLWHDQQRIQEDVQVNIIPLIDVIFCILTFFILGAVGLSRQQAISLDLPKASTATTPMREMLVVSLDDFGQLYVEKQMVTRAQLFEAIKNYHQYSPNGLMVLNASRNASYNEVVGVLDLLRQVGGDRVALATLSGEANNPTLENSNPLPNLPTNPTLPSLPNPLGRN is encoded by the coding sequence ATGGCCGAAACTAAATCTCTTAACCACAAAAAGCCAAAAAGTAGCCATATTACGGCTCGTCCGCTCAAATTATGGCATGATCAACAGCGCATTCAAGAGGATGTGCAGGTTAATATCATCCCCTTGATCGATGTAATTTTCTGTATTCTCACTTTCTTTATTCTCGGTGCAGTGGGATTATCTCGCCAACAGGCTATCAGCCTCGATTTACCGAAAGCTAGTACCGCCACCACCCCGATGCGGGAAATGTTGGTGGTTAGTCTCGATGATTTCGGACAACTCTACGTCGAAAAACAAATGGTGACTCGCGCCCAGTTGTTCGAGGCGATCAAGAATTATCATCAATATAGTCCCAATGGACTGATGGTACTGAATGCCTCCAGAAATGCCAGTTATAACGAAGTGGTTGGGGTTTTAGACCTACTGCGACAGGTAGGCGGTGATCGTGTGGCTTTAGCGACGCTATCGGGGGAGGCTAACAATCCCACCCTGGAAAATAGCAATCCTTTGCCCAATTTGCCGACTAATCCCACCTTGCCCAGTTTACCCAATCCTCTGGGCAGAAATTAA
- a CDS encoding metal ABC transporter permease: MGNNLLTGLIEPLQYSFMQRSLIEAIIVGIICAVVGTYLMVQRLALLGDAISHSVLPGLAIAFIGNFNLLLGALLASMVSTLLINLIRNRSPIKEDAAMGIVFSAFFALGITLITLIQKNNKIDLNHFLFGNILGVTAADIRDTLIIAVIVLLTVLLLYKELLFYTFDKIGAQAAGLPVNLLDLGLMLLIGLTIVASLQAVGVILVLSLLITPAATAYLLVTRLHQVMGLGVGVGIISSISGMYLSYYWNLPSGPAIVLVAFSLFMLAFLFSPRQGIFTHPSSLGGQLSIWGEMKNLLRRR, translated from the coding sequence ATGGGCAACAATCTATTAACAGGATTAATCGAACCCTTACAGTATAGTTTCATGCAGAGATCCCTAATTGAAGCTATCATCGTCGGGATCATTTGTGCGGTGGTGGGAACCTACCTGATGGTACAACGTTTGGCCCTCTTGGGCGATGCCATCAGTCACTCGGTCTTACCCGGATTAGCGATCGCTTTTATTGGTAATTTTAATCTGCTACTGGGTGCTTTACTAGCCTCAATGGTCAGTACTCTACTGATTAACTTGATCCGTAATCGTTCCCCAATCAAAGAAGATGCGGCCATGGGTATCGTTTTCTCGGCTTTTTTTGCCCTTGGCATCACCCTGATCACTCTCATCCAAAAAAACAACAAAATTGACCTGAATCACTTTCTCTTCGGCAATATTCTGGGTGTTACTGCTGCCGACATCCGCGACACCCTAATTATTGCCGTTATCGTTTTGTTAACCGTTTTGCTCCTGTATAAAGAACTATTATTCTACACTTTCGACAAAATCGGGGCGCAAGCGGCGGGTTTACCAGTAAATTTATTAGATTTAGGCTTAATGCTCCTGATCGGTCTGACAATAGTTGCTAGTCTGCAAGCGGTGGGAGTAATCCTCGTTTTGTCCCTTTTGATTACCCCCGCGGCCACTGCTTATCTTTTAGTTACCCGTCTCCATCAAGTCATGGGTTTAGGTGTGGGTGTGGGTATTATTTCTAGTATCAGTGGGATGTATTTAAGTTATTACTGGAATTTACCCTCTGGACCAGCGATCGTGCTTGTCGCTTTTAGCCTATTTATGTTGGCCTTTTTATTCAGTCCCCGTCAGGGAATTTTCACCCATCCCTCTAGTCTAGGTGGTCAACTTTCTATCTGGGGAGAGATGAAAAATTTGTTGAGACGACGTTAG
- a CDS encoding DUF3368 domain-containing protein, translating to MIVVSDTSPICYLLLIDQIMILQELYELVVIPEAVADELKASESPSIVRNWIANPPDWLRIEIVRTSSRSGLEKLDPGEQEAILLAEQIEAELIILDDKAGRQIASERGLRIIGLLGIVKDAAQFGLLDLRVTFERLQEAGFWVAPSLLERLLRQQ from the coding sequence ATGATAGTTGTTTCTGACACTTCTCCGATTTGCTACCTGCTCTTAATTGACCAAATTATGATCCTACAAGAACTGTATGAGCTTGTGGTCATTCCTGAAGCTGTAGCTGATGAATTAAAGGCCTCAGAATCTCCATCTATCGTTCGCAATTGGATTGCTAACCCCCCTGATTGGCTCCGGATTGAAATTGTTAGGACATCCTCAAGGTCAGGATTGGAAAAACTCGATCCGGGTGAGCAAGAAGCGATTTTACTAGCAGAGCAAATTGAAGCTGAATTGATTATTTTAGATGACAAAGCAGGGAGGCAAATTGCTTCGGAGCGTGGCTTAAGAATTATTGGACTTTTGGGCATTGTCAAAGATGCTGCCCAATTCGGATTGCTCGATTTAAGAGTAACCTTTGAACGTCTCCAAGAAGCTGGCTTTTGGGTTGCACCCAGCCTACTCGAACGACTTTTGCGGCAGCAATAG
- the raf1 gene encoding RuBisCO accumulation factor 1, translating to MTEQPRSTDDRISETEATELMRSLLHKEGNWVNWGQKCQKLQKAGYDSQLIFEQTGFQNAQQNLIIVAAQVFESLIKAGADEDLLSYYIGPRSDVLYELRILNQEQRLGAAKLAAEKRIEVAEAHDIAKAIQDFSRLSQIPSEFTRHPGDAIAYQCWKRGKQKRDLAERAKLIAKGLKFAHSDSARQAIESLLQDFTVTPTRSAPLLPVHRLQDEDELARIIPLVGRFPVTVTDIKCTESLSVEEPFRLVTVGDKQTIVPLPGWQAILKAIDPVAILWPSDQLPRSIATRSEEVLLVIDRVFAEWDVNNYYLVEKDNAVFLQWFDSSPDVTILGELVLILRAKNILDEKNITEPWQMDD from the coding sequence ATGACAGAACAGCCTCGCAGTACAGATGATCGAATCAGCGAAACGGAAGCGACCGAATTAATGCGCTCGCTGCTTCATAAGGAAGGAAATTGGGTGAATTGGGGGCAAAAATGTCAAAAACTGCAAAAAGCTGGCTACGATTCCCAGTTAATTTTTGAACAAACCGGTTTTCAAAATGCCCAACAAAATTTAATTATTGTCGCTGCCCAAGTTTTTGAGAGTTTAATCAAAGCGGGGGCAGATGAAGATTTATTAAGTTACTACATCGGGCCGCGCAGTGATGTGCTATACGAATTGCGGATTCTCAACCAAGAACAAAGATTGGGGGCAGCGAAATTAGCGGCAGAAAAAAGGATTGAGGTGGCTGAAGCACACGATATCGCCAAAGCTATCCAAGATTTTTCCCGTTTATCCCAGATTCCCAGTGAATTTACTCGTCATCCTGGAGATGCGATCGCTTACCAGTGTTGGAAACGGGGCAAACAAAAGCGAGATTTAGCCGAAAGAGCGAAATTAATCGCTAAAGGTTTGAAATTTGCCCATTCTGACTCGGCCAGACAGGCGATCGAGTCTTTACTACAAGATTTTACCGTTACTCCCACCCGTAGCGCACCGTTGCTGCCCGTCCATCGTTTACAGGATGAGGACGAATTAGCCAGAATTATTCCTTTAGTAGGAAGATTTCCGGTGACGGTAACTGATATAAAATGCACGGAAAGTCTGAGCGTCGAGGAACCTTTTCGATTGGTAACGGTGGGGGATAAACAAACAATTGTGCCTCTCCCCGGTTGGCAAGCAATTCTCAAGGCGATCGATCCTGTAGCTATTTTATGGCCTAGTGATCAATTACCTCGATCGATTGCCACCAGATCTGAGGAAGTGTTATTAGTGATCGATCGAGTTTTTGCCGAATGGGACGTGAACAATTATTATCTAGTGGAGAAGGATAATGCCGTTTTTTTACAATGGTTTGATAGTTCGCCCGATGTCACCATACTAGGTGAATTGGTCTTGATTTTAAGAGCAAAAAATATCCTTGATGAAAAAAACATCACCGAACCCTGGCAAATGGACGACTAA
- a CDS encoding DNA phosphorothioation-associated protein 4: MSIHRVRIARDKGEFVQSLVNFNQGIGPFQTYADVIAFAAALGVRYQERVAIENVAKEPSPINLEIFISRGYDTLIKLLAVNELQDTKILSPHGVDSEALRVTIFEEYANAGLARLERELRGAVDYTERLLLIISQERFREITATTEFDLGRFL; encoded by the coding sequence ATGTCCATTCATCGAGTTCGTATTGCTAGAGATAAAGGGGAATTTGTCCAGTCCTTAGTTAATTTTAATCAGGGAATTGGACCCTTTCAAACCTATGCTGATGTCATCGCTTTTGCGGCGGCTTTAGGGGTAAGATATCAAGAGAGGGTGGCGATAGAAAATGTAGCGAAGGAACCCTCACCTATTAACCTAGAAATTTTTATTTCTCGTGGCTACGATACCCTAATCAAATTATTGGCAGTCAATGAATTGCAAGACACGAAAATTCTGTCTCCCCACGGGGTAGATTCGGAAGCTTTGCGAGTGACAATTTTCGAGGAATATGCCAACGCCGGTTTAGCAAGATTAGAACGAGAATTGCGCGGTGCGGTGGATTATACTGAAAGATTATTGTTAATTATCAGTCAGGAACGTTTTCGAGAAATTACTGCCACAACGGAATTCGATTTAGGCAGATTTTTGTAG
- a CDS encoding DUF1361 domain-containing protein has translation MIWADLTIILTRDWWHNAWQLFNLSTGRIIWNSFLAFIPFVLSFWLFRITLDRSLLWWLILLVFVLFLPNAPYILTDSIHLISYVQEDYAKSLIFLVLIPQYSFFIFIGFQLYVLSLLNLKSYCQQSQLNSAVLPLEITLHFLSAIGIYLGRFLRLNSWYLVTQPQQLFWSLQNLLTKKPLLFISVCFLIIWLLYEINKRLYNRFFGYN, from the coding sequence ATGATTTGGGCAGATTTAACGATAATTTTAACTAGGGATTGGTGGCACAATGCTTGGCAATTATTTAACCTTAGCACCGGAAGAATTATCTGGAATTCTTTTCTGGCTTTTATCCCCTTTGTCCTCAGCTTTTGGCTATTTCGGATCACCCTCGATCGTTCCCTACTCTGGTGGTTAATTCTCTTAGTTTTTGTGCTTTTTTTACCCAATGCTCCCTATATTCTCACCGATAGCATTCATTTAATCTCTTATGTTCAGGAGGATTACGCCAAAAGTTTAATTTTTTTAGTTTTAATTCCCCAGTATAGCTTCTTTATTTTTATTGGCTTTCAGCTATACGTTCTCTCCTTACTTAATTTAAAAAGTTATTGTCAGCAAAGTCAGCTAAATTCAGCAGTTTTACCCCTAGAAATAACTCTCCATTTTTTAAGTGCGATCGGTATCTATTTAGGAAGGTTTCTCCGACTGAATAGTTGGTATCTAGTCACTCAACCGCAGCAACTATTCTGGAGTTTGCAGAATTTACTGACTAAAAAACCTTTGCTATTCATCTCTGTCTGTTTTTTAATTATTTGGCTACTATACGAAATCAATAAAAGGCTTTACAATCGATTTTTTGGCTACAATTAA
- a CDS encoding cofactor assembly of complex C subunit B: MDTPVLSSTFFLTLLLMVGLFFFIRGSVKERIEQRVYLTSTSDDQLLEQLRDYFDRRSYQVKAIEPEQNIVRLQGFVPPSPFLAIFLTILAALGLFCFSLVLSVLFPDTNPYIFALVGLSPLAGVFYWQKVGRLEEVAFKVESKSQQTELTVKAHRDELRQLQDSLTFLERQ, translated from the coding sequence ATGGATACCCCCGTTCTTTCCTCAACTTTTTTTCTGACTCTCCTGCTCATGGTGGGATTATTCTTTTTTATTCGCGGTTCCGTCAAAGAGCGTATCGAACAGCGTGTCTATCTTACCAGTACCAGTGACGACCAACTATTAGAACAACTGCGAGATTATTTTGACCGACGTTCCTATCAAGTCAAGGCGATCGAACCCGAACAGAATATTGTCAGATTACAGGGTTTTGTGCCGCCTAGCCCCTTTCTAGCGATATTTTTGACAATTTTAGCTGCCTTGGGTTTATTTTGCTTCTCACTGGTGTTATCGGTGTTATTTCCCGATACTAATCCCTATATTTTTGCTCTTGTGGGTTTATCTCCCCTCGCGGGTGTTTTCTATTGGCAAAAAGTCGGCCGTTTAGAGGAAGTGGCTTTTAAAGTAGAAAGCAAATCTCAGCAAACGGAATTAACTGTCAAAGCCCATCGAGACGAGTTAAGACAACTACAAGATAGTTTAACCTTTCTAGAAAGACAATAA
- a CDS encoding MotA/TolQ/ExbB proton channel family protein: MWPLLFLSILALSTIIERIWFWSRTLLSEGQILNRIMESAIRNWDLAAKVAGDSRNHPIGSYLYAPLRLENPDPEVFHFALESAADEQLSLMKRGDKILEAVIALSPLLGLLGTVLGLITSLANIQLSDLGTSSTAGVTLGISEALISTATGLIVAIFSLAFYRVFQGLWFNQARIFRKAGSDLEIIYRQRWLHQEDQQYALSANLEKPLDR; encoded by the coding sequence ATGTGGCCACTGCTTTTTCTGTCTATTTTAGCTCTTAGCACTATTATCGAACGAATTTGGTTTTGGAGTCGTACTCTCCTCAGTGAGGGCCAGATTTTAAATCGCATTATGGAATCCGCCATCCGTAACTGGGATTTGGCGGCAAAAGTCGCCGGAGATTCCCGCAATCACCCCATTGGTAGCTATCTCTACGCACCCCTGCGCTTAGAAAATCCAGATCCAGAGGTTTTTCACTTTGCCCTCGAATCGGCTGCCGATGAACAATTATCCCTAATGAAACGGGGCGATAAAATCCTTGAGGCAGTCATTGCCCTTTCTCCCCTGTTAGGATTATTAGGGACGGTACTCGGTTTAATTACCTCTTTGGCCAATATTCAATTAAGTGACCTGGGAACTTCCTCCACAGCCGGAGTAACTTTAGGTATTAGTGAAGCTTTAATTTCCACCGCTACCGGCTTAATTGTCGCTATTTTTAGCCTCGCTTTCTATCGTGTTTTTCAGGGACTCTGGTTCAATCAAGCCCGAATTTTTCGCAAGGCCGGCAGTGATTTAGAAATTATCTACCGCCAACGCTGGTTACACCAAGAAGACCAACAATACGCCCTCAGTGCTAACCTAGAAAAACCTCTCGATCGCTAA
- a CDS encoding IS5 family transposase, which translates to MYRKTNESSIAPENFELPFEGKLSADNRWIIMAELIPWEEFEEEYAQNFDEEMGAPAKPFRMALGALIIKEKLKTSDRETIEQIKENPYLQYFLGMSAYSNEALFDATMFVNFRKRISKNLINKINKRMVMRERKKKEIEEKSERKEEEKESQIKNKGKLILDASCAPADLSYPQDLGILNQARKKTENILDCLYQSLRIKLKKKPRTYRKRARKDYLKVAKKRRCSQKERREAIKKQLQYIKRNLSQIEKLIEGGSELSSLSKRNYKMLLVVTEVYRQQLWMWENKSSRIDDRIVSITQPHIRPIVRGKAGKPVEFGAKISVSCFESYVFLDHLSWDNFNESGDLQAQVEEYKEFTGYYPESVHVDKIYRTRKNLAWCKERGIRISGVPLGRPPKNISKETKKQALEDEGIRNAIEGKFGQAKRRYSLDCIMTKLDKTSETSIAITFLVINLSNLLRQVNCLFLSLFLYTSKFSFIHPSLIRKDDKKADFSTEKLILNSG; encoded by the coding sequence ATGTACCGAAAAACGAACGAGTCTTCAATTGCCCCAGAAAACTTTGAGTTGCCTTTTGAGGGAAAATTATCAGCAGATAATCGCTGGATAATAATGGCAGAGTTAATTCCCTGGGAAGAATTTGAAGAAGAATATGCCCAAAATTTTGACGAAGAAATGGGTGCGCCAGCCAAACCATTTAGGATGGCATTAGGAGCATTAATTATTAAGGAAAAATTAAAAACAAGCGACAGGGAAACCATAGAGCAAATCAAGGAAAACCCCTATTTACAGTATTTTCTAGGGATGTCAGCCTATAGTAATGAAGCTCTATTTGATGCGACAATGTTCGTTAATTTTCGTAAAAGAATCAGTAAGAATTTAATCAATAAAATTAATAAAAGAATGGTGATGAGAGAGAGAAAAAAGAAGGAAATTGAAGAAAAAAGTGAAAGAAAAGAAGAAGAAAAAGAGAGTCAAATAAAAAATAAAGGAAAATTAATATTAGATGCAAGTTGCGCACCTGCTGATCTAAGTTATCCCCAGGATTTAGGGATATTAAATCAAGCAAGAAAGAAAACAGAAAACATTCTAGATTGTCTCTATCAAAGTTTGAGAATCAAGCTGAAGAAAAAGCCAAGAACTTATAGAAAAAGAGCGAGAAAAGATTATTTAAAAGTAGCCAAAAAACGTCGTTGTTCTCAAAAAGAAAGACGAGAAGCTATCAAGAAGCAACTGCAATATATCAAAAGAAATCTATCTCAAATAGAGAAATTAATCGAGGGGGGATCAGAGTTAAGTAGTCTCAGCAAAAGAAACTACAAAATGTTGTTAGTGGTGACAGAAGTTTATCGTCAACAATTGTGGATGTGGGAAAATAAATCATCGAGAATTGATGATAGAATTGTGAGTATAACCCAACCACACATCCGCCCTATCGTTAGAGGAAAAGCAGGAAAACCAGTTGAATTTGGAGCAAAAATCTCAGTAAGCTGTTTTGAGAGTTATGTATTTTTAGACCATTTAAGTTGGGATAATTTTAATGAATCTGGGGACTTACAAGCGCAAGTAGAAGAGTATAAAGAATTCACAGGATATTATCCAGAATCAGTTCATGTTGATAAAATTTATCGAACTAGAAAAAATCTAGCTTGGTGTAAAGAAAGAGGAATTAGAATCAGTGGAGTTCCTCTAGGAAGACCACCTAAAAATATTAGTAAAGAAACTAAAAAACAAGCTCTTGAGGATGAAGGAATTCGGAATGCAATTGAAGGTAAATTTGGTCAAGCAAAAAGAAGATATAGTCTTGATTGTATCATGACAAAACTTGATAAAACTTCAGAAACTTCCATTGCCATTACTTTTTTAGTCATCAATCTTTCTAACCTGCTTAGACAGGTTAACTGTCTTTTTTTGTCCCTATTTCTTTATACATCTAAATTTAGCTTTATTCATCCCTCTTTGATTAGAAAAGATGATAAAAAAGCTGATTTCTCAACAGAAAAACTTATCTTAAATTCGGGCTGA